Genomic segment of Gloeocapsa sp. PCC 7428:
AAGGTAATTCATCTTAGCAAGTTTTATTGATTGACAGTTGTGCTTGAGATACAAGTCTCCATTTTCAATGTACCAGTGGTAAGCACGCGGCGGGTTCTGTCGTAATTATGATTTGTCCAACGCCATCGGATTTTGTCGGTATATTAATAAAGGTATAGCCCGAACGCAGAAATTATTTTGTTAAATGTTCTGGCGCGGACGCCTTTACAGTTAAAATAACCTACTGCGGAAGCAACTGCGCTGTAGCATAGAAGTTTTTCAAACTTACAGATTGTGCCTACAGTTGTGTAAATGATAACAATCGCTGCTTGAGAGCAAAATGCTCTCATGAATCGCGTTTTCCCTACCTAGTCTTGCTTGCTAATTATGGCTAAAGTTCTCGTCTCCGATCCGATTGACCAGGCAGGAATTGATATCCTGTCTCAAGTTGCCAGCGTTGATATCAAAATTGGACTATCGTCAGAAGAACTGGCGCAGATTATACCAGAATATGACGCGTTAATGATTCGCTCTGGCAGCCGCGTTACGCAAGAAATTATTGAAGCGGGAACGCAGTTGAAAATTATTGGTAGAGCAGGCGTTGGAGTTGATAATGTAGACGTTAATGCTGCCACGCGCAAGGGGATTGTTGTCGTCAACTCGCCCGAAGGCAATACGATCGCCGCCGCCGAACACGCGCTAGCGATGATGCTTGCTTTATCGCGCTACATTCCTGATGCAAATGCTTCGGTGAAAAGTGGCAAATGGGATCGTAAAAGTTTTATTGGCGCAGAAGTTTATAAAAAGACGCTAGGAGTCGTTGGTTTAGGTAAAATTGGCTCGCACGTTGCTACTGCGGCGAAAGCCATGGGCATGAAACTGTTAGCATACGATCCGTTTATATCGACAGAAAGAGCCGATCAGCTAGGCTGTCGCTTGGTAGAAATGGATGTTTTACTGCAAGAATCGGACTACATTACCTTGCACATCCCCAAGACACCAGAAACAACGCACTTAATCGACGCCGCAGCGATCGCCAAAATGAAACCTAACGCACGCATCATCAACTGTTCGCGTGGGGGAATTATTGACGAAACAGCGCTGTATAACGCGCTTAAAGAAGGTAAAATCGCAGGCGCAGCGCTTGACGTTTATGAAACTGAACCGTTAGGAGATTCGCCGTTAAAGTCATTAGAAAAACAAGTCATTCTCACTCCTCACTTAGGAGCATCGACTACCGAAGCACAAGTGAATGTGGCGATCGATGTCGCTGAACAAATTCGCGACGTTTTACTCGGATTACCCGCGCGATCGGCAGTTAATATCCCTGGGCTAGGTCCTGATGTCCTTGAAGAACTTCGTCCTTATATGCAGCTTGCAGAAACCCTGGGCAACTTGGTAGGACAGTTAGCTGGAGGCAGAGTAGAACAACTTGTTGTCAAACTACAAGGCGAACTCGCAACAAATAAAAGCCAGCCGATCGTCGTCGCCGCACTCAAAGGTTTACTGTCGCAGGCGCTACGCGAACGCGTTAATTACGTCAATGCTTCAATTGAAGCCAAGGAAAGGGGTATTCGCGTCATTGAAACGCGCGATGCAGCAGAACGCGACTATGCAGGTTCACTGCATTTAGAAGCCAAAGGCTCTTTGGGCGATCATTCCGTGACAGGTGCTTTGCTGGGCGACAGCGAAATTCGCATTACAGACATTGATGAATTTCCTGTTAACGTTCCGCCGAGTCAACATATGCTCTTTACGCTACACCGCGATATG
This window contains:
- the serA gene encoding phosphoglycerate dehydrogenase; this encodes MAKVLVSDPIDQAGIDILSQVASVDIKIGLSSEELAQIIPEYDALMIRSGSRVTQEIIEAGTQLKIIGRAGVGVDNVDVNAATRKGIVVVNSPEGNTIAAAEHALAMMLALSRYIPDANASVKSGKWDRKSFIGAEVYKKTLGVVGLGKIGSHVATAAKAMGMKLLAYDPFISTERADQLGCRLVEMDVLLQESDYITLHIPKTPETTHLIDAAAIAKMKPNARIINCSRGGIIDETALYNALKEGKIAGAALDVYETEPLGDSPLKSLEKQVILTPHLGASTTEAQVNVAIDVAEQIRDVLLGLPARSAVNIPGLGPDVLEELRPYMQLAETLGNLVGQLAGGRVEQLVVKLQGELATNKSQPIVVAALKGLLSQALRERVNYVNASIEAKERGIRVIETRDAAERDYAGSLHLEAKGSLGDHSVTGALLGDSEIRITDIDEFPVNVPPSQHMLFTLHRDMPGIIGKIGSLLGSFNVNIASMQVGRKIVRGDAVMVLSLDDPLPDGILDEITKVSGIRDAYTVTL